AGAGACAATTTAGGAAATAATTTATTTTTGGAAATGGTCGGTATTCCTGGTGGCACATTCTCTATGGGTTCACCAGAAGGAGAGGGATATAAAAATGAAAAACCCCAACATCAGGTGACAATTTCACCTTTCTATATCGGAAAATACCCAATTACCCAAGCACAATGGCAAAAAATCGCCAGTTTACCGAAAATAAACATAGATTTAAACCCTAAACCCTCATACTTCCAAGGTGCAAATCTGCCAGTAGAAAAAATATCATGGTTAGATGCCCAGGAATTTTGTGCTAGGTTGGGGGAACACACAGGTAAGATGTATCGCTTACCTAGCGAGTCTGAATGGGAATATGCCTGTAGAGCCAAGACTACAACTCCATTTTACTTCGGTGAAACCATTAATACAGATGTAGTTAATCATAATAACAAATACAAACAGACCACAGATGTAGGCGAATTTCCCCCTAACAACTTTGGTTTATATAATATGCACGGTAATGTATGGGAATGGTGCGAAGATTCTTGGCATAAGGACTATACAAATGCACCCAGTGACGGTAGTGCTTGGACTGGTAACGATAGCAAACGCATATTGCGCGGTGGTTCTTGGCTTCAAGAGGCTGGGAACTGCCGTTGTGCCTATCGTAACTACATAGTTGCTGGTGGCAGTAACTACGGTAGTGGTTTTCGAGTCGCGTGTTCTTCTGCCTAATTCCTAATCTTCAATTCCCGCATCTCGTAATCGTTTCTCCAACTCCGCTAACCGTTGTAAAGCTCTCTCCTTTTCTCGTCTTTCTTGTTCTTTTTCGCGTCTTTCTTGCTCTTTTTCTCGTCTTTCTTGTTCTTTTTCTCGTCTTTCTTGTTCTTTTTCTGCGCGTTCCTTCTCAACCGACTCAAACCCCCACAATAACAAATTACCTTCCTGATCCCACCAGCGCAACCAATAACCATCACGGTTTTCGCGCTTTCCTTGCCATACACCAATAAATAAATCCATTTCCCCTAACCAATAACGGTTATTTTCATCAGGGGAACGTAATTGATATTTTCCTGAACTTTGTAAGCGATGAAATTCTAAAACACCCGTATCAGGTGCAAAAATCAGATAATTTGCAACTTCTAACACCTCTTCATAAAAAAACCATTTACCAGGGGGAAAAGTCCGTTTACTGGAATATTCACTCCCATTTGCGTCAGAAAGAAATTCCATCACCACAACCGGTATTTCACCCTGTTTGTGAGGAGTATAACTACGTTGTATTTGCTCTCTAGGCACAGTAATTTTGGGTATGTAAGCCCAATCAGGTGCTTTGATGACAATTTTGCCATTAACTACGGTACAAATGCCGTAATTGGTCGTAGCCAGGGCTGTTTCTGGGAGTTTCCCTGCCAGTTGCAGGCTTTCCGTCAGTGCAGCGGCTAAAGAAGGTTGATTAACATTATCCACTGGTTCATCTTCTAAAACAAAATCTTCAGGCAAGAGTTCCCAGGTAATCTTGTGGGTCGAAGCAGTAACAACCATAACAACCACAAATAAGGGATTAATTACCTATTATAGTATTTATCAATTCATTTTTCGGGAAATTGCCCTGGAAAAGTTGATTAATATAGCAGATATGTATGGTGTGTAAAGCCATTGAGGGCATGGCTACGCTTCTTAGAGCGACAGCGCAACGCACCATTATTGAAAATTTAATGCCAAGTAGGTGAACACAATAAAACCAACCTGTGTAAAGAAACGTAAAATCGCTGAAAACTTCTTTACTCTTGCCTCTTGCCTCAATACTGCTCGGTTAAGGAAAATGGGGAGTAAAACCAATAGAAAAGTGTTCGCGTTTTATTTACGAGAACAAAAAAATTGAGAGACTTACTTTTTCTTTTTGAGGCTATCGTACAAATCAACCCAATTTTGTCGGAGAGAATCAATACATGATTGTAAGTAATCAACTTGGGTTCTCCTAGCTACTTGCATGACTGCATCAACGTGAGCCGGACTTCCAGCCTTGCCTAAATGCTTGTATTTACTCAATTTGTCGGGTTGAGTGGTAGGAAAAATTGGGTGATTAGCGTGTAATTTGTAGTACCAATAAACCCCTTGTTTACCCCGTGCTTGGTAACGGGAAACACAGCAACCAGATGGTGCTATTTCTCCACCAGCCTTAATTTGTTGAATCATCAGTTGCAACGTCGCAATGGCTTGTTGCAGCAGTTCCGCTCTGGAAATTAGATCATCTTCTTTCGTAGACATAATGAATTGAAAGGACCTGAGTTCGATATAAATAATCATCCTGAAAACTAATTATATCAGGCTTTTCTCAATTAGCAATGATTATTGACAATAAATAAACAAGAGAAAACAATCCAAAATTGAATATTTTGGACTCACAATTTAAGGTTGATACACAACTTTATCTTATTTTATTTTCAAAATGAGAATTGCTGTTCTTGACTTTAATATGTAGACACAATGAATGTTCCTATGGTAGTATCTTCTGAGACACCAGCCACAGCAATGAGCTTCTGTCTAATTTCCCCAGAGGCTCATTGCTACATAATGCCTGGGACGATCACCAAATTATTGAGGAAGAATTATGAATCCTATTTCTAATGAGTCGATTGATGCCAGTGTTGAACAGCGCAAGAAAGCAAAAAAGAGTCCTATCCAGCGCTCTATTCAATGGTTTTCTGGAGGCTTAACAGCAGCCTTAATTTTGTCCTATGGTGGGGCTGCAATTAAGGCAGAAACATCAAAACCTACTGCCGCTCAAGAAGGTGTTACCAACTTAAAACAGGACGGAATTTCACCTAAGCAAGGCTCCACCCCCTCCGAGTTGGAACCCAATTCTTCCTATAAGATTTCCCGTGGTGAGTTGACAGCCCAACAAAAACAATTTGTAGGAAGCTGGCGATTGGTATCCTGGATAAATAAGGATGCAAAGGGGAACGTTACCCATCCATTTGGGAAAGATTCTGTTGGTTACCTTATGTACACTCCCGATGGACATATGTGTGTAACCTTTTCAAAAAACAAACGTCCTAATTTTCCTTCAGGAGATATTTTGGGGGGAACGCTAGAAGAACAGGCAAAAGCAGTACAAACATATATTACCTATTGCGGTAAATATGAACTCCAAAAAGGTAAAGTGGTTCATCGTGTTGAAGTCAGCCTGTTTCCAAATTATGTTGGTACAAATCAAGTACGCATTTATAGTTTTGAGAATGGCAAGCTAGTATTGACTCATGCTCCAGAGATGATGGATGGCAAGCTACAAACTCCCTTTATAACTTGGGAGCGCTTTTCAAAATAACAGTTCACGGAATTCCCAAACGTTATCGGGAAAAACAGCTACACTATTGCAATGCCTTGTCCATTTTTTGTAGGTTGGATTGGGTTACGCTGTCGCGTAACCCAATCCAACCTACAAATCAAGACTTTTGTTGATTTGGATAAGGTATTGCTATTGATAGTAAATTAAAAGGCATGGATGTAAACTGCCTCATTTTCCGAATTAAAATTTGCCACTCTTGTTTCCAGAGATACTACCAACCACTCGTTGAGAATCTACCACTCTGGTAAACAAGCGTTGTATTTACAGATTCAATCGTGTCTCATAAGACAAATATTATTTATGAAACCAGAAATACCTAATCTTTGGATTAAATGCCCCCAATCCAATCCCCAAGCCAAGTTACGCTTATTTTGCCTACCCTATGCAGGAGGTGGGACATCCATTTTTCGTCTCTGGCCTCGAGAATTGCCCTCAAATGTAGAGGTTTGTGCGATTGAACTGCCTGGAAGAGAAAATCGCATCAAAGAAAAACCAATTTCAAATCTTGAAATTCTGACAGAGAACTTAGTAGATGTCTTACTGCAACATTTGGATAAGCCATTTGCGATCTTTGGTCATAGTATGGGATCGCTAATTGCTTATGACCTAGCTAGAAAACTCCGGCAAAGAAACGTCAATCCGGTTTATGTGTTTTTATCAGGTCGTCCTGCCCCTAACATACCTGAATTATATCCGCCCCTTCATTTGTTACCTAATGCAGAATTTATTGAAAAATTAACCAATGTTTACTCTGCCATACCAGAAGTAGTCCTACAAGACCAAGAACTTATGGAGTTGTTCTTGCCTACCTTGCGAGCAGACATGACTTTAGTAGAAACATATATCCATTCCCAAGTCGAGCCTCTTGATTGTCCCATTTTTGCTTTGGGTGGTCTTGAAGATCCGGAAGCCAGTTACGATAATCTTGTTAGTTGGCGTGATTACACCCGTTCCTCATTTTCAATAGAGATGTTCCCAGGTGGACACTTCTACCTCAATGAAAATAGACAAGCTTTGTTGCAGTTTATGTCTCAAACCCTGAAAGACTTATAACTTGCACAAAGTCATTGTAGCTTGATAGCTCTTTGACTCAACCTTTGACCTTTTAAAAATCGTCCTCAATAACCATTGGTGACAAGTCAAACAAAAGCCGCCTTTATTAATCAGTAGCTATACTTGAATTTAGGCAAAATAATGTACTTAGATTAACATCAATACTGGATTTTTAGAATGCGATAGCGAAGCTGATCGAAGGTATCCCATCCTGAAAATCATGTTTTTCAGCTTAATTATCAAGATTTATTAAGTATAATTGCTTGTTGATAAATGGACAATAACTGTAACTTGTCACCAATGCTCAGTAACACTGCCCATAACTCACTTCTCGATCTATGAACCAAACACTTCCAGCGCAATATAGCTTTATCCCCCGCTATTTCCGACTGGCTCTAGCCAACGTCCTATCCAGTATTATGATTCCACTGGCAAATATAGTCAGTGTCATCTTTTTGGGTCATCTTGAAGACATCCGTCACTTCGCTGGAGTGAGCATTGCTGGAAACTTGCTGAATTTTTTCTATTTGGCTTTATTCTTTTTACGCATGGGAACTACTGGACTCACAGCACAGGCAGTTGGACGGGATGACCGAGAAGAGATGTTGTTGGTGGGGCTGCGTAACGGCTTGATTGCTCTAGTCATAGGTATCACCCTCATCCTCTTACAATATCCTTTAGGAGAACTTGGGTTTGCTCTGCTAAATGCTGACCCAGAGATAAAATCTTCGGGCCTTGCCTATTTCAACACCCAAATTTGGGGAGCGCCTGCAATCTTACTCAATTTTGTATTGATAGGTTGGTTTCTAGGACGAGAAAAAAATAGCTTAGTTGTGCTAATTTCAGTCCTTGGTAATGGCAGCAAAATTGTACTTGATTATGTATTTATTATCCACATGGGATGGGAAAGTACAGGGGCAGGAATATCCTCTGCTACAAGCCAATATTTATCTTTATTCATGGGATTGATATTTTTTTGCCAGGAATTTCAGTGGTTGGAAATTCGATCTTTATCTGGAAAAATATGGGACATTTCAGCTATAAAATCTAACTTAGCTCTCAATATGAATATCCTGATCAGCAATTGTATTTGTCTGCTTACCACATTCATATTCAGCTATCAAGGAGTCCAACTGGGAACGTTGATTTATGCTCAAAATACCTTAATGTGGCAAATATTTAGCTTTAATACATATTTTGTAGAGGGAATGGGATTCGGTACAGAAGCTTTGGTTGGAAACTTTAAAGGAAAAGGATCTCGACAACAATTACCTCCCTTAGTAGGTTTTTCTATTTTAGCTGCTCTCGTGGTAGCAGTGTTTTTTGGTGGAGTATGTGTGCTATTTCCAGATACTGTTTTTAGTTGGTTCACTAACCACACTGAAGTAACCTCAAATATAAATACTTTTCTTCCTTGGTTACAACTTACCTTAGCTTTTAGTTCAATCAGTTTTGCGATGGAAGGATACTTCTTAGGTTTAGCCCAAGGATACACCCTCCGCAATGTTAGCTTAATTGCTCTTGTAGTTGGGTTTATACCTGCCAGTTTCGCTGCCATTAAGTTTTCCAGCAACCATATCTTGTGGTTAAGTGTATCTTTATTTCATGCAGTCAGAATGGTGATGTTTTTGGTAAATCTGCCCAGTACATTTGGCGATGATATTAATGCCAGTGATGTCTCGGTTACGAATTTAGAGGTGAAATAGGAGTGCAACCGGGATACCTCCAAGTGCGATTTGTTCTGGAGAAACCAATTTTTTGGGAGGCTAAGAAAGGTAGATCGCCCAACATGAATGGGCTTAATAAGTGAGGAAAGATACTAGAACTTACGCATTGACACATGAGACAATAAATGCAGAGACATAACCTTTATGACTTTTGAAAGTATCTCTCCTCACTTATTAAGCCCATTCATGTTGGGTGATCTACCTTTAAAGAATCGCGTGGTCATGGCACCCTTGACTCGTTCGCGGGCTGGAGTGGAGCGGATTTCCAACGCACTGATGGCTGAATACTATGCTCAACGGGCATCGGCTGGTCTAATCATTGGTGAAGCAACCACGATTTCAGAACAAGCGAACGGTTGGCTGAACTCACCCGGCATCTATTCCGATGAGCAAACCAGTGGCTGGAAACAGGTCGTCGATGCTATTCATGCTAAAGGCGGACATATCTTCCTCCAGATTAAGGAGATAGTAGAGGCGGTTCTGACGGTGTGGCCAGCCAACCGGGTGGGAGTCCGAATTAATCCCAACGGCGTAGATGGTGAAATGATTGCCTTTGAACGACTTTATATCAGCAATCCTGACTTGGTTTTCAGCTATCTGGATATCCTCAATTTCCCATATCCCACAGGGAAAAATGCAACTCTTTTAAGACGCAATAAGCCAAAACCTTGCACTTTTTGTGATATAGAAGATATTTTTGGTTAACTATTCAAGCGATCGCGGCTATATTCCTGAAGATTTGTTTAAAGAGTTATATGAACTTGCACACTTTTTAGGTGATCGCTATCCCTTAACAAATCAAGAAAGTATCTTGTATTCTTCTTGTAGTTGTCTATTTGACAGAAGCATCCGCCCACCCCCTCCCCGCAAGCGAGGCTACGGTGTACACACAAGTCCTATCTGTCTACGTTGTCAAATAGATTGGTAGCCACAACAAACAATATTCAATAGGAGAAGAAAAATGGAAGCTACGGCAAATAACCACTTAAACAATGTCGATTTTATCAAGGATAAAGAATTACTAAATTATCTGAACAATTGGCAGCCACACCCAGTGGAAAGAGCAGTATGCTTGCCAGCATTCATGTATGTATCTGATGAGGTTTATCGGCTGGAAAGAGAGAAATTATTTAGTCGTTCCTGGCTCTTTGTTGGTTTTACCAATCAGTTGGAAAAACCTAAATCTTATTTTACTGTGAGTATTGCAAATATTTCTCTACTGATTGTTAAAAATGAGGAAGGTAATTTACGTGCTTTTCGTAATATCTGTAGTCATCGATTCACACCCCTAGCTTTAGAAAATGGTAAGGCTAATTGTTTTGTGTGCCCTTATCATGGTTGGACCTATGACCTAGAAGGAAAATTAACAGGCGTCACTGAATTTGAAAAACATGAAGATTTTGATATGTCAAAATATGGACTGTCATCTTTTCATATTGATACTTGGGGACCCTTTATATTTGTTAATCTTGATCCCAATTGTTCTCCCTTAAAAACACAGCTTGGCAAACTACCTAAACTATTTGATGATTATAAAATTAGTGAATTGAGTCATGTTCATACCCATGATTATCAAGCCAATATTAATTGGAAGCTTTATGTAGAAAATACCGTTGAGAATTATCATGTACCATTTCTTCACAAAGGTACTAATGAAATACCTCAACTTGACTGGGTCTCCCCTGTAAAGAGTTTTTTTCAAGGAAAAGATAATTACTACGTAGAATATTCTTCCTTTTCGACAAAAGAAGAGATAGAACCGGGTACAGTCATAGAAGGATTACCTCCTAAATTGATGCAAGGTTATTTCTGGTTATCGTTTTGGCCGAATTTTTGCCTATTTTGTCTGCCAAATCTTGTACTAGTGTTTCTAATTGATCCAATCAGTGTATCTCAAACAAGAATCCGTTGGACTTGGTTAGTTCCTAATACCACAGAAGCAAAATCTGCAGAGAATGTTCAATCACTAGTTGAGGAGTATGATAAGATACAACTCCAGGATTTAAGTTTATTGCCAAAAATACAGAATGAGCTAGCTTTCCTTCGTTCATCTGCTGGTCCGTTATCTCCTAGCAAAGAACCAATGGTACACCGATTTCACGAGTTCTTAATGGCATACCTAACTGATTCAATCGGAATGCAGAAGTTCCAGAATAGAAATTTTGATGAGGAAGACTTGTTCTAAGTGGCGTTGCTGATTTACAGGATGAAAGACTGAATCTGCTCACCTAAGAAAATGTGTAGGGGCGCAACAGCTATCATTGGTGTCAACTTAAGGAATATTGCGGGGGTGCGATCGCTCGCCTACGAATCACGATCACGCCCCACAGCTTACCGAATAACTCGTAGGAACTCTATATAAAGATCACCAACGGGCTATTGTGGCTGGCGAATCATTCTGACAATAATCGGTGCATCACCAACTTGATACTGGCTAATTAACTCAAACCCTTGCTTTTTATAGAATGCTATGTTTCTTGGAATGCAGCCGCAGGTTTCCACACAGGCAGGAATACTATCGCGATCGCATTGTCTGAGAATAGGCCGCAATAGGGCTAGACCAAAGCCTTTACCCTGTTGAATTGGCTCCACACCTAGAAAGGACAGATACCAGTAAGGTTGACTAGGATGATCATTCCCCAATTGTTCAAACAATTCAAATGCCTCTGCTTGGCGTGACTCAGCGATACCTTCTTGAAATACTTTCCTTAATGGTTCTGCATCCCATTCTATCCCTGGCGGAATCCATTGCACTGCACCTCCATAACCATCAACATAATAAGAAGTCTGATGGGCTAAGGACTCGTTAATATATGTTTCAAATAGGAGTGGGAAATAAGTGAGATATTGATCGGGGTCAGGAAAGAGCCAGCGGGCAACAGGATCGTTGTTAAAGGCTAGAACCATTGCAGCATTAATATGTCTCTGGTCGGAAGCTGATGCAGTTCTGATCTGAATGTCCTTATGTTTTATTGAAGGATTGATTTGAGCCGACTTTGTAGCGATGATGCTATCGTCAATAGGATTTGTATTCATTTCGGAGGAAGACATGGGCTATTCTCACCATTAGTTGATTATAAATTTTTGGACAGTAAGAAGGTAGTAAACAATTAGCTATAGCGGTTATCGGTTGAGTTAAATACAAGAACTCCACCCCCGCAAGCGAGGAGGGGGCTTATGACTGTATCTCACTCAAGTGCTTTTGGATAAATCTCTATCAATTCTCGCAAACCCGAAAAGTCCATCAACCGTTCTCTCTCTAGGGGTAACATTATAGCTAGGACAATAGCAGAAGTGATCCGTTGCAAGTCGGTAACTTCCTAGATCACAATATCCACCTAAAATATATGCCTCTTCATTGTAGGAACAAATCATTCCATGGTGAGTGACATAGTGTGGTAAAGTGACAAATATAAATGTTTCACCGCCGTTATTATGTTGCCTTAAAAGCTTTTTTTTATTTGTTACTTTCTCTGTATCACTCCAAGGCAAGAATTTGCTATCCAATGCTGGAATAAATTCACTTATTCTCGCACCTGGATGATTGGTTTCTGCATCTTGGTACTGGAGGGGAACTGGCCCGTTTTCCATCCAAAGAATTTCCGCTTCCTCTTCACCTAAAACTTGCCAAGATTCTACTTTTACTCCAGCAGGAATAAAGGAGTAACCATGTTGATCTAGTTCCCATTCACCAATTTGAATCTTGCCAGCAAGAATAAAAATTTCCAAGTCAGCAGTGAATATCCCAGATGGCGCCGCAAATTTGGGCGGTAGGATTACTCTGGAAGTAGATGCACCACAATCATGCCACGTCAGCAATCTTCGTCTTCCTGCTAGGACTTGATCGGACATTCCACTGATTCGCCATCCTGGTTCTTCTGGCACGGTATTTGTATTGAAAAATTGATACTGATACGGCACATACTCTTTCGATATGTCCGTACACCTTCCTGATAGGTGCAAGCGTCCACTCCCATCTCCCCCCCAATCTTCTTGGATCGGCACTATACTTAAAAAATTATCCGTTTGGTCTGTTTCGGACAAATTAAAACTTCTATTCGCGTCACCCATAATTCCCATTCTTCTGCTTATATGCTTGCCATTACAGAGTCTATTTTATAGCCTAAACTGTCATTTTCTGTAAACGCATCATTTGCTTGACAAATATTCTAATATTTTTTTATGTTATGTGATGAGTAAATCGTTTGGGAGCCATCTCTATCAATTCTGGCAAAACCAAAAAATCCATCAACCGTTTTCTCTCTAGGGATAATATTATAGCTAGGACAATAGCAGAAGTGATCCTTTGCAAGTCGGTAACTTCCTAGATCACAATATCCACCTAAAATATATGCCTCTTCATTGTAGGAATAAATCATTGCATCATGAGTGACATGATGTGGCAAGATGGCAAATATCAATGTTTCGCCGCCGTTATTATGTTTCCTTAAAAACTTTTTCTTGATTGTTACTTTCTCTGTATCACTCCAAGGCAAGAATTTGCTATCCAAAGCTGGAATAAATTCACTTATTCTCGCACCTGGATAATTGGTTTCTGCATCTTGGTATTGGAGGGGAACTGGCCCGTTTTCCATCCAAAGAATTTCCGCTTCCTCTTCACCTAAAACTTGCCAAGATTCTACTTTTACTCCAGCAGGAATAAAGGAGTAACCATGTTGATCTAGTTCCCATTCACCAATTTGAATCTTGCCAGCAAGAATAAAAATTTCCAAGTCAGCAGTGAATATCCCAGA
The DNA window shown above is from Anabaena sp. WA102 and carries:
- a CDS encoding lipocalin-like domain-containing protein, whose translation is MNPISNESIDASVEQRKKAKKSPIQRSIQWFSGGLTAALILSYGGAAIKAETSKPTAAQEGVTNLKQDGISPKQGSTPSELEPNSSYKISRGELTAQQKQFVGSWRLVSWINKDAKGNVTHPFGKDSVGYLMYTPDGHMCVTFSKNKRPNFPSGDILGGTLEEQAKAVQTYITYCGKYELQKGKVVHRVEVSLFPNYVGTNQVRIYSFENGKLVLTHAPEMMDGKLQTPFITWERFSK
- a CDS encoding thioesterase II family protein yields the protein MKPEIPNLWIKCPQSNPQAKLRLFCLPYAGGGTSIFRLWPRELPSNVEVCAIELPGRENRIKEKPISNLEILTENLVDVLLQHLDKPFAIFGHSMGSLIAYDLARKLRQRNVNPVYVFLSGRPAPNIPELYPPLHLLPNAEFIEKLTNVYSAIPEVVLQDQELMELFLPTLRADMTLVETYIHSQVEPLDCPIFALGGLEDPEASYDNLVSWRDYTRSSFSIEMFPGGHFYLNENRQALLQFMSQTLKDL
- the gntT gene encoding guanitoxin biosynthesis MATE family efflux transporter GntT; its protein translation is MNQTLPAQYSFIPRYFRLALANVLSSIMIPLANIVSVIFLGHLEDIRHFAGVSIAGNLLNFFYLALFFLRMGTTGLTAQAVGRDDREEMLLVGLRNGLIALVIGITLILLQYPLGELGFALLNADPEIKSSGLAYFNTQIWGAPAILLNFVLIGWFLGREKNSLVVLISVLGNGSKIVLDYVFIIHMGWESTGAGISSATSQYLSLFMGLIFFCQEFQWLEIRSLSGKIWDISAIKSNLALNMNILISNCICLLTTFIFSYQGVQLGTLIYAQNTLMWQIFSFNTYFVEGMGFGTEALVGNFKGKGSRQQLPPLVGFSILAALVVAVFFGGVCVLFPDTVFSWFTNHTEVTSNINTFLPWLQLTLAFSSISFAMEGYFLGLAQGYTLRNVSLIALVVGFIPASFAAIKFSSNHILWLSVSLFHAVRMVMFLVNLPSTFGDDINASDVSVTNLEVK
- a CDS encoding oxidoreductase produces the protein MTFESISPHLLSPFMLGDLPLKNRVVMAPLTRSRAGVERISNALMAEYYAQRASAGLIIGEATTISEQANGWLNSPGIYSDEQTSGWKQVVDAIHAKGGHIFLQIKEIVEAVLTVWPANRVGVRINPNGVDGEMIAFERLYISNPDLVFSYLDILNFPYPTGKNATLLRRNKPKPCTFCDIEDIFG
- a CDS encoding aromatic ring-hydroxylating oxygenase subunit alpha encodes the protein MEATANNHLNNVDFIKDKELLNYLNNWQPHPVERAVCLPAFMYVSDEVYRLEREKLFSRSWLFVGFTNQLEKPKSYFTVSIANISLLIVKNEEGNLRAFRNICSHRFTPLALENGKANCFVCPYHGWTYDLEGKLTGVTEFEKHEDFDMSKYGLSSFHIDTWGPFIFVNLDPNCSPLKTQLGKLPKLFDDYKISELSHVHTHDYQANINWKLYVENTVENYHVPFLHKGTNEIPQLDWVSPVKSFFQGKDNYYVEYSSFSTKEEIEPGTVIEGLPPKLMQGYFWLSFWPNFCLFCLPNLVLVFLIDPISVSQTRIRWTWLVPNTTEAKSAENVQSLVEEYDKIQLQDLSLLPKIQNELAFLRSSAGPLSPSKEPMVHRFHEFLMAYLTDSIGMQKFQNRNFDEEDLF
- a CDS encoding GNAT family N-acetyltransferase, coding for MSSSEMNTNPIDDSIIATKSAQINPSIKHKDIQIRTASASDQRHINAAMVLAFNNDPVARWLFPDPDQYLTYFPLLFETYINESLAHQTSYYVDGYGGAVQWIPPGIEWDAEPLRKVFQEGIAESRQAEAFELFEQLGNDHPSQPYWYLSFLGVEPIQQGKGFGLALLRPILRQCDRDSIPACVETCGCIPRNIAFYKKQGFELISQYQVGDAPIIVRMIRQPQ
- a CDS encoding DUF4437 domain-containing protein, with product MPEEPGWRISGMSDQVLAGRRRLLTWHDCGASTSRVILPPKFAAPSGIFTADLEIFILAGKIQIGEWELDQHGYSFIPAGVKVESWQVLGEEEAEILWMENGPVPLQYQDAETNHPGARISEFIPALDSKFLPWSDTEKVTNKKKLLRQHNNGGETFIFVTLPHYVTHHGMICSYNEEAYILGGYCDLGSYRLATDHFCYCPSYNVTPRERTVDGLFGFARIDRDLSKST
- a CDS encoding DUF4437 domain-containing protein — encoded protein: MGDANRSFNLSEIDQTDNFLSIVPIQEDWGGDGSGRLHLSGRCTDISKKYVPRQYQFFNTNTVPEEPGWRISGMSDQVLAGRRRLLTWHDCGASTSRVILPPKFAAPSGIFTADLEIFILAGKIQIGEWELDQHGYSFIPAGVKVESWQVLGEEEAEILWMENGPVPLQYQDAETNYPGARISEFIPALDSKFLPWSDTEKVTIKKKFLRKHNNGGETLIFAILPHHVTHDAMIYSYNEEAYILGGYCDLGSYRLAKDHFCYCPSYNIIPREKTVDGFFGFARIDRDGSQTIYSSHNIKKY